The proteins below come from a single Mycobacterium parmense genomic window:
- a CDS encoding glycine-rich domain-containing protein, translated as MSAPCADPVTGNYAHLAHRDLVERQLWERLVNRIVTDERIERALAERIMDQALAFLSLCAGDPDGNFSPAPLVDIGWHTFILYTKPYADFCHQACGRFIHHAPSDVDGVDYGKGNVARTVAALRARGFAVDEPLWADTRQDCGDSGDCTSGDGCSIESDDDGAGA; from the coding sequence ATGTCTGCACCGTGCGCCGACCCAGTCACCGGCAATTACGCACACCTCGCCCACCGCGACCTGGTCGAACGTCAGCTCTGGGAGCGTCTGGTCAACCGCATCGTCACCGACGAGCGCATCGAGCGCGCGCTGGCCGAACGCATCATGGACCAGGCGCTCGCATTCCTCTCGCTGTGCGCCGGGGATCCGGATGGCAACTTCTCTCCCGCACCGCTGGTCGACATCGGCTGGCACACCTTCATCCTGTACACGAAGCCCTACGCGGACTTCTGTCACCAAGCGTGTGGTCGATTCATCCACCACGCGCCGTCGGACGTCGACGGGGTGGACTACGGCAAGGGCAACGTCGCCCGGACGGTGGCCGCCCTGCGGGCACGCGGCTTCGCCGTCGACGAGCCGCTCTGGGCGGATACCCGCCAGGACTGCGGCGACAGCGGCGACTGCACCTCGGGGGACGGGTGCAGCATCGAATCCGATGACGACGGAGCGGGTGCTTAG
- a CDS encoding flavodoxin family protein: MFEAVVSGATDPEIEGVQVVRRAALTLSPADVLGADGYLLGTPANLGYMSGALKHAFDVCYYPCLDATRGRPFGLYLHGNEGTEGAERGVDAIVAGLGWVKAAETVVVSGKPTKEDLESCWNLGATLAARLME; encoded by the coding sequence ATGTTCGAGGCGGTGGTCTCGGGCGCCACCGACCCCGAGATCGAGGGCGTGCAGGTCGTGCGGCGCGCCGCGCTCACGCTGTCGCCGGCCGATGTGCTCGGTGCCGACGGCTACCTGCTGGGCACCCCGGCCAACCTGGGATACATGAGCGGGGCGCTCAAGCACGCGTTCGACGTCTGTTACTACCCGTGCCTGGACGCGACGCGGGGTCGGCCGTTCGGCCTGTATCTGCACGGCAACGAGGGCACCGAAGGCGCCGAGCGCGGCGTCGACGCGATCGTCGCCGGACTGGGCTGGGTGAAGGCCGCCGAGACCGTGGTGGTCTCGGGTAAGCCGACCAAGGAGGACCTGGAGTCCTGCTGGAACCTCGGTGCGACCCTCGCCGCGCGGCTGATGGAATGA
- a CDS encoding tetratricopeptide repeat protein — protein sequence MNATLRVQLLIGFMCVALLVYCVLLGRIAVALIASGRAAAVGLGLAVLVMPVIGLWAMVATVRSGFAHQKLARRIAADGLELDVSGLPRRPSGRIEPAAADTLFAAVRTEVENHPDDWRRWYRLARAYDYAGDRRRAREAMRTAVALQARP from the coding sequence ATGAACGCCACCCTGCGCGTCCAGTTGCTGATCGGCTTCATGTGCGTGGCGCTGCTCGTGTACTGCGTGCTGCTGGGCCGCATCGCCGTGGCGCTGATCGCCTCGGGCCGGGCCGCCGCCGTGGGCCTGGGCCTGGCGGTGCTCGTCATGCCGGTCATCGGGCTGTGGGCCATGGTGGCTACCGTGCGCTCCGGCTTCGCCCACCAGAAACTGGCGCGCCGGATCGCCGCGGACGGCCTCGAACTCGACGTCAGCGGGCTGCCGAGGCGCCCATCTGGGCGCATCGAGCCGGCCGCGGCCGACACGCTGTTCGCCGCCGTGCGCACCGAGGTAGAGAACCACCCCGACGATTGGCGGCGCTGGTACCGGCTGGCCCGCGCATACGACTACGCGGGCGACCGCCGGCGGGCCCGGGAAGCCATGCGGACGGCCGTCGCGCTGCAGGCCCGCCCGTGA
- the dapB gene encoding 4-hydroxy-tetrahydrodipicolinate reductase, producing the protein MRVGVLGAKGKVGSTMVAAVQAADDLTLSAEVDAGDALSLLTDGDTEAVIDFTHPDVVMGNLEFLVANGIHAVVGTTGFTAERLDQVRAWLADSPNTSVLIAPNFAIGAVLSMHFARQAARFFDSVEVIELHHPHKADAPSGTATRTAKLIAEARKGLPPNPDATSTGLPGARGADVDGVPVHSVRLAGLVAHQEILFGTEGETLTIRHDSLDRTSFVPGVLLAVRRVTERPGLTIGLEPLLDLQ; encoded by the coding sequence ATGCGGGTAGGTGTGCTGGGAGCGAAGGGCAAAGTCGGGTCGACGATGGTGGCGGCGGTGCAGGCCGCCGACGACCTCACCCTGTCCGCCGAGGTGGATGCCGGCGACGCGTTGAGCCTGCTCACCGACGGCGACACCGAGGCGGTCATCGACTTCACCCACCCCGATGTGGTGATGGGCAACCTGGAGTTCTTGGTCGCCAACGGAATCCACGCCGTGGTCGGCACCACCGGCTTCACCGCGGAGCGCCTCGATCAGGTGCGGGCCTGGCTGGCCGACAGCCCGAACACGTCGGTGCTGATCGCCCCCAACTTCGCGATCGGGGCCGTGCTGTCGATGCATTTCGCCCGGCAGGCTGCGCGGTTCTTCGACTCGGTCGAGGTGATCGAGTTGCACCATCCGCACAAGGCCGACGCCCCGTCGGGCACCGCGACGCGTACCGCCAAGCTGATCGCGGAGGCCCGAAAGGGCTTGCCTCCCAACCCCGATGCCACCAGCACCGGCCTGCCCGGCGCCCGCGGGGCGGACGTCGACGGCGTCCCGGTGCATTCGGTGCGGCTGGCGGGACTCGTTGCGCACCAGGAGATCCTGTTCGGCACGGAGGGCGAGACGCTGACGATCCGCCACGACAGCCTCGACCGGACCTCGTTCGTGCCGGGCGTGCTGCTGGCGGTGCGGCGCGTCACGGAACGGCCCGGACTCACGATCGGCCTCGAGCCGCTGCTCGACCTGCAATGA
- a CDS encoding DUF732 domain-containing protein — MSATGRCGRVVGFGLMSGPLLGAAIVWAGPAQADPGSYLNDLHKAGIHDVNGGDAALLRTGQKLCQQISYGASPQELQGLALQRSDSTLGPNGLTPVQAAEVVNFAVADLCPQY, encoded by the coding sequence ATGAGCGCAACGGGGCGCTGTGGCCGTGTCGTTGGTTTCGGGCTGATGAGCGGTCCACTTCTGGGCGCCGCAATCGTGTGGGCCGGCCCTGCCCAAGCCGATCCCGGCTCCTATCTCAACGATCTGCACAAGGCCGGGATTCACGACGTCAACGGTGGCGACGCGGCCCTGCTGCGGACCGGTCAGAAGTTGTGCCAGCAGATTTCCTATGGCGCTTCCCCGCAGGAGCTACAGGGATTGGCATTGCAGCGCTCAGACAGCACCCTGGGGCCCAATGGCCTCACGCCCGTGCAGGCGGCCGAGGTCGTCAACTTCGCCGTCGCCGACCTTTGTCCGCAATACTGA
- a CDS encoding HNH endonuclease signature motif containing protein — MSSIDVPPAVAAALEALDTAVATLRGLNFDALTPAVALCALERMETSRRRQVAVSHDVIASLTTHDPADVGGPVHKVIADWLRISTTEAVRRLRDAESLSPRSTLTGQVLPPELPATARLWRDGLLDGQHLRVIREFVRDLPETVPAEAVEKAEGFLARQAALLRPDQLAKVAGQCALRLNPDGKFSDSDRARRRGFTWCGQRPDGMSVGKLVASPELRANLDAWLARFAAPGMCNPDDEYPCVEGEPTEQCAAGDTRSHSQRQHDALNALVRGQLGDPKLGRHNGLPVAVIVSTTLQELTSATGRAVTGGATLLPMRDVIRMARHAYHYLAVFDKHSSRPLYLGRTRRIATADQRVVLYAKDRGCTHPGCDVPGYWSEVHHIEEWAAGGRTDADNLTFACAPIHKLVGRGWQTRKLPNGRTGWIPPPPLDRGARTNDYHHPERLFDEDEAP, encoded by the coding sequence ATGAGTTCGATCGATGTTCCGCCCGCGGTTGCTGCCGCTCTCGAGGCGCTCGACACGGCGGTGGCCACGCTGCGTGGGCTGAACTTCGACGCGCTCACCCCCGCCGTTGCGCTGTGCGCGCTCGAGCGGATGGAAACCTCTCGCCGCCGGCAAGTAGCCGTCAGCCACGACGTGATCGCGAGCCTCACAACGCACGACCCCGCCGACGTCGGGGGGCCGGTCCACAAGGTGATCGCGGACTGGCTGCGGATCAGCACCACCGAGGCCGTCCGGCGGCTGCGGGACGCCGAGAGCCTCTCGCCTCGCTCGACCCTCACCGGGCAGGTGCTGCCGCCGGAATTGCCTGCCACGGCCCGGCTATGGCGCGACGGCTTGCTCGACGGGCAGCATCTGCGGGTGATTCGGGAGTTCGTACGCGACCTGCCCGAGACCGTGCCCGCCGAGGCAGTCGAGAAAGCGGAGGGCTTCCTGGCGCGCCAGGCGGCGCTGTTGCGGCCCGACCAGCTCGCGAAGGTCGCGGGCCAGTGCGCGCTGCGGCTCAACCCGGACGGGAAGTTCTCCGACTCCGATCGCGCGCGCCGGCGCGGATTCACCTGGTGTGGCCAGCGCCCCGACGGCATGAGCGTCGGGAAGCTCGTGGCATCCCCGGAGCTACGGGCCAACCTCGATGCTTGGCTCGCGCGGTTCGCCGCCCCGGGAATGTGCAACCCGGACGATGAATACCCTTGTGTCGAGGGCGAACCCACCGAACAATGCGCGGCCGGCGACACACGCAGCCATTCCCAGCGGCAACACGACGCGCTCAACGCGCTGGTTCGTGGTCAACTGGGCGACCCGAAGTTGGGGCGGCACAACGGACTGCCGGTGGCGGTCATCGTCTCGACCACGCTGCAGGAGCTGACGTCGGCGACCGGCCGGGCGGTGACGGGCGGCGCAACACTGCTGCCGATGCGCGACGTGATCCGGATGGCCCGCCACGCCTACCACTACCTGGCCGTGTTCGACAAACACTCGAGCCGCCCGCTCTACCTCGGCCGGACGAGGCGGATCGCCACGGCGGATCAGCGCGTCGTCCTCTACGCGAAGGATCGCGGCTGCACGCACCCGGGCTGCGACGTGCCGGGATATTGGAGCGAGGTGCACCACATCGAGGAGTGGGCCGCCGGCGGCCGCACCGATGCCGACAACCTCACCTTCGCCTGCGCGCCCATCCACAAGCTGGTCGGACGTGGTTGGCAGACAAGGAAACTCCCGAACGGGCGCACCGGGTGGATACCGCCCCCGCCGCTGGACCGCGGCGCGCGCACCAACGACTACCACCACCCGGAGCGCCTCTTCGATGAAGACGAAGCGCCCTGA
- a CDS encoding NAD(P)H-dependent amine dehydrogenase family protein has translation MNAPTRPIRVFQVATGNVGSEMIRRLADRPDLELVGVHCYSPEKIGRDAGELAGIGPNGVKATGSIEEIVAAKPDVLTFHGVFPDEDLYVKVLEAGINIVTTADWITGWHRDKNHPHPSGKPVTRLLAEAAELGGATFYGTGMNPGLNQILGVVCSADVAEIENVTTIESVDVSCHHSKDTWIEVGYGLPVDDPEIPAKLEKYTRVFADSVLMMADCFDLPLDEVRFTYELGACTKDVDLGWYTLPKGSLGGNYIKYQGMVDGVPRVETHLEWQMTPHTDPHWDIKGCYITQIKGDPCVYNKHMIFPKPGVDLSNPDNFASIGMTVTGLPALNSLRAVVAAPPGLVTSADLPLRGFAGRFKK, from the coding sequence ATGAACGCACCCACCCGGCCGATTCGCGTCTTCCAGGTCGCGACCGGAAACGTCGGCTCGGAGATGATCAGGCGACTCGCCGACCGCCCTGACCTCGAACTCGTTGGAGTGCACTGTTATTCGCCGGAGAAGATCGGACGAGACGCCGGCGAGCTTGCGGGCATCGGGCCCAACGGGGTGAAGGCGACCGGCAGCATCGAGGAGATCGTCGCGGCCAAGCCGGACGTGCTGACCTTCCACGGCGTGTTTCCCGACGAGGACCTTTACGTCAAGGTGCTCGAGGCGGGCATCAACATCGTCACCACCGCGGACTGGATCACCGGGTGGCACCGCGACAAGAACCATCCGCACCCGTCGGGAAAGCCGGTGACCCGGCTGCTGGCCGAGGCCGCCGAGTTGGGCGGTGCCACTTTCTACGGCACCGGGATGAATCCGGGACTGAACCAGATCCTGGGCGTGGTGTGTTCGGCCGACGTCGCCGAGATCGAGAACGTCACCACCATCGAGTCCGTCGACGTGTCGTGCCACCACTCCAAGGACACCTGGATCGAGGTGGGCTACGGCCTGCCCGTGGATGACCCGGAAATACCGGCGAAGCTGGAAAAATACACGCGGGTGTTCGCCGACAGTGTGCTGATGATGGCCGACTGCTTCGACCTGCCCCTCGACGAGGTGAGGTTCACCTATGAGCTGGGCGCCTGCACCAAGGACGTCGACCTGGGCTGGTACACACTGCCCAAGGGTTCGCTGGGCGGCAATTACATCAAGTACCAGGGCATGGTCGACGGCGTGCCGCGCGTCGAGACGCACCTGGAATGGCAGATGACGCCGCACACCGACCCCCACTGGGACATCAAGGGCTGCTACATCACCCAGATAAAGGGCGACCCCTGCGTCTACAACAAGCACATGATCTTCCCCAAACCCGGCGTGGACCTGTCCAACCCGGACAACTTCGCCTCCATCGGCATGACCGTGACCGGGCTGCCCGCACTCAACTCGCTCAGGGCCGTGGTGGCGGCGCCGCCGGGGCTCGTCACCAGCGCCGACCTGCCGCTGCGCGGGTTCGCCGGCCGGTTCAAGAAGTAG
- a CDS encoding Rieske 2Fe-2S domain-containing protein: protein MAKPPLSMKPTGWFQVAWSDEIGVGDVHTMKYFDQEMVAWRTESGRISVMNAYCEHLGAHLGYGGKVVGEVLQCPFHGWQWNEGGRNVCIPYQDRPNRGRRIRTYPVVERNESVYIWHDLQGREPFFEPPDVFAAFGDDGGAAGYYPQQRLFRQGLELHPQYVLENGVDFAHFKFVHDTPIVPVFTRHDFAGAVSYVDFTITFSGDDGQRIEDVNSGVQAINGGLGIAVTKSWGMVDNRTISAVTPVDERTSDVRFMVYIGRMPGKDPARAERKGCEFGQEVIRQFTQDIEIWQHQRYSDPPALAAAEYEGFTAIRNWAKQFYPDGLGGSAAEVYAATRKG, encoded by the coding sequence ATGGCTAAGCCGCCGTTGTCGATGAAACCGACCGGATGGTTTCAGGTCGCCTGGTCCGACGAGATCGGTGTCGGCGACGTCCACACGATGAAGTACTTCGATCAGGAGATGGTGGCCTGGCGGACCGAGTCCGGCCGGATTTCCGTCATGAACGCCTACTGCGAACACCTGGGGGCGCACCTGGGTTACGGCGGCAAGGTCGTCGGCGAGGTGCTGCAGTGCCCCTTCCACGGCTGGCAGTGGAACGAGGGGGGACGCAACGTCTGCATTCCCTACCAGGACCGCCCCAACCGGGGCAGGCGGATCCGCACCTATCCGGTGGTGGAGCGCAACGAGTCGGTCTACATCTGGCACGACCTGCAGGGGCGCGAGCCGTTCTTCGAGCCACCCGACGTGTTCGCCGCGTTCGGGGACGACGGCGGCGCCGCCGGCTACTACCCGCAGCAACGGTTGTTTCGGCAGGGGCTGGAACTGCACCCGCAGTACGTGCTCGAGAACGGGGTCGACTTCGCGCATTTCAAGTTCGTGCACGACACCCCGATCGTGCCCGTCTTCACCCGCCACGACTTCGCCGGCGCGGTCTCCTACGTCGACTTCACCATCACGTTCTCCGGCGACGACGGCCAGCGGATCGAGGATGTCAACAGCGGCGTACAGGCCATCAACGGCGGCCTGGGAATCGCGGTGACCAAGAGCTGGGGGATGGTCGACAACCGCACCATCTCCGCGGTCACCCCGGTGGACGAGCGCACCTCCGACGTCCGCTTCATGGTCTACATCGGCCGGATGCCCGGCAAGGATCCGGCGCGCGCCGAACGCAAGGGGTGTGAATTCGGGCAGGAGGTGATCCGGCAATTCACCCAGGACATCGAGATCTGGCAACACCAGCGCTACTCCGACCCGCCCGCGCTGGCCGCCGCCGAGTACGAAGGCTTCACCGCGATCCGCAACTGGGCCAAGCAGTTCTACCCCGACGGCCTCGGCGGCAGCGCCGCCGAAGTGTACGCAGCAACCCGGAAAGGCTGA
- a CDS encoding TetR family transcriptional regulator, with translation MLEAALKSLASGEPGSVSANRIAKDIGATWGAVQYQFGDTDGFWAAVLHRTAERRAATFSSLSTPVSPDAPLRERVGAIVDTLYSGLASPDSRAIENLRAALPRDPGELERLYPRTAAELFSWGRSWLETCQNAFAGLDVDPERVREVATLIPGAMRGLVSERQLGSYADLDVARRGLTNALAAYLEQSRPPGL, from the coding sequence ATGCTCGAAGCCGCGCTGAAGTCGCTCGCGTCCGGCGAGCCGGGCTCGGTGTCGGCCAACCGCATCGCCAAGGACATCGGGGCGACCTGGGGCGCCGTGCAGTACCAGTTCGGCGATACGGACGGCTTTTGGGCCGCGGTGCTGCACCGCACGGCCGAGCGCCGCGCCGCGACGTTCTCGAGCCTGTCGACGCCGGTCTCGCCGGACGCCCCCCTGCGCGAGCGCGTGGGCGCCATCGTCGACACCCTTTACAGCGGGCTGGCCTCGCCGGATTCCCGCGCTATCGAGAACCTGCGGGCCGCCCTGCCGCGCGACCCCGGCGAGCTCGAGCGCCTCTACCCGCGCACCGCCGCGGAGCTGTTCTCCTGGGGCAGAAGCTGGCTCGAGACGTGCCAGAACGCCTTCGCCGGCCTCGATGTCGACCCGGAACGGGTGCGTGAGGTGGCCACGCTCATCCCTGGCGCGATGCGCGGCCTGGTCTCCGAGCGCCAGCTGGGCTCCTACGCCGACCTCGACGTGGCGCGGCGCGGCCTCACCAACGCCCTGGCCGCCTACCTGGAACAGTCGCGGCCGCCAGGTCTTTAG
- a CDS encoding GNAT family N-acetyltransferase has translation MSNSDVRVRRAEPADFAEVAAMHYPVWRRSWEGIVSPHLLDLLGPAQRWADVVYPEMLSRRGWSMWIAEAGVATLGMVLFGPDSAHPEHVQIDSLYVDERHQRHGVGALLLRQAVCANPAADVILWCAEINTKGRRFYEKNDFRADGRTLDWEPLPWVRVPHLGYRLKRA, from the coding sequence GTGAGCAACAGCGACGTCAGAGTCCGGCGGGCCGAGCCGGCCGATTTCGCTGAGGTGGCCGCGATGCACTATCCCGTGTGGCGGCGGTCCTGGGAGGGGATCGTGTCGCCGCACCTGCTCGATCTGCTCGGCCCGGCGCAACGCTGGGCCGACGTCGTCTACCCGGAGATGCTCAGCCGCCGCGGCTGGAGCATGTGGATCGCCGAGGCCGGCGTTGCGACGCTCGGCATGGTCCTGTTCGGGCCGGACTCCGCGCATCCCGAACACGTGCAGATCGACTCGCTCTACGTCGACGAACGCCACCAGCGGCACGGCGTCGGCGCCCTGCTGCTGCGGCAGGCCGTGTGCGCGAACCCCGCCGCTGACGTGATCCTGTGGTGCGCGGAGATCAACACCAAGGGCCGCCGCTTTTATGAGAAGAACGACTTTCGCGCCGACGGGCGCACGCTCGACTGGGAGCCGCTGCCCTGGGTACGGGTGCCGCACCTGGGCTATCGACTCAAGCGCGCCTGA
- a CDS encoding alpha/beta fold hydrolase, producing the protein MTVTSHVTATDGVTLAVHRYTDIDAGRPTILAVHGFPDNHHVWDPVAGELAAHYAGRYNVVAYDVRGAGESSSPATRSGYAFAQLIADLGAVVDSLGVSQVHLLGHDWGSIATWAAVTDESVMGRFASFTSISGPHLRYAGAFLRSARTPLALARVAGQLLASSYIAFFLCPLLPELAFRSRVGVKVVEATALIGGRGQGPKAPRSLSDYLNGLGLYRANMPAPMLSPGRQLPKTTVPVQVLVPRWDIFVTPALQRFTGAIPDGGRVVPIGGGHWVVAAQPGVIARLTAEWVDRNAGQARLSR; encoded by the coding sequence ATGACCGTCACCTCGCACGTCACCGCCACCGACGGCGTCACCCTCGCCGTCCACCGCTATACCGACATCGACGCCGGACGCCCCACCATCCTTGCCGTGCATGGCTTTCCGGACAACCACCACGTGTGGGACCCGGTGGCCGGCGAGCTTGCCGCGCACTACGCCGGCCGCTACAACGTCGTCGCCTACGACGTGCGCGGCGCCGGTGAGTCTTCGTCTCCCGCGACGCGTTCGGGGTACGCCTTCGCGCAGCTCATCGCCGACCTCGGCGCGGTCGTCGACAGCCTGGGCGTCTCGCAAGTCCATCTGCTCGGCCACGACTGGGGTTCCATCGCGACCTGGGCCGCCGTCACCGACGAGTCGGTGATGGGCAGGTTCGCCTCCTTCACGTCGATCTCGGGCCCGCACCTGCGCTACGCCGGCGCGTTCCTACGCTCGGCGCGCACGCCCCTGGCGCTCGCCCGGGTCGCCGGGCAGCTGCTGGCGTCCTCCTACATCGCATTCTTCCTGTGCCCGCTGCTGCCCGAGTTGGCGTTCCGCTCCCGGGTGGGTGTGAAAGTCGTTGAGGCGACGGCGCTTATCGGTGGTCGCGGGCAGGGCCCGAAGGCGCCGCGGTCGCTGAGCGACTACCTCAACGGGCTCGGCCTGTATCGGGCGAACATGCCGGCGCCGATGCTGTCGCCGGGGCGGCAGCTCCCGAAAACCACTGTGCCGGTGCAGGTTCTGGTGCCACGCTGGGACATCTTCGTCACGCCCGCCCTGCAGAGGTTCACCGGCGCCATCCCCGACGGCGGCAGGGTGGTCCCGATCGGGGGCGGCCACTGGGTGGTGGCTGCGCAACCCGGCGTCATCGCCCGGCTGACCGCCGAATGGGTGGACCGCAACGCCGGTCAGGCGCGCTTGAGTCGATAG
- a CDS encoding SRPBCC family protein → MTDPCASATVQIDARPDVVYRLLTDLPTLASLAEEAVAMRWRKGDAVRPGAVFAGRNENGHRSWTTKCTVTDAEPGRLFAFEVTHTVLPIARWQYDIVADDAGCRVTESTWDRRPNWFRKLAGMATGVPDRAAANAEHIRLTLQRLKHRAEAE, encoded by the coding sequence ATGACTGATCCGTGCGCGTCGGCCACCGTGCAGATCGACGCCCGCCCCGATGTGGTGTACCGGCTGCTCACCGACCTGCCCACCCTGGCGTCGCTGGCCGAGGAGGCGGTGGCGATGCGGTGGCGCAAGGGCGACGCGGTCCGCCCGGGCGCGGTGTTCGCCGGCCGCAACGAGAACGGCCACCGGAGTTGGACCACCAAGTGCACCGTCACCGACGCCGAGCCGGGCCGCCTCTTCGCCTTCGAGGTGACCCACACCGTGCTGCCGATCGCGCGCTGGCAGTACGACATCGTTGCCGACGACGCCGGCTGCCGGGTCACCGAAAGCACCTGGGACCGCAGGCCCAACTGGTTCCGCAAGCTCGCCGGCATGGCCACCGGCGTCCCCGACCGGGCGGCCGCCAACGCCGAGCACATCCGCCTGACGCTGCAGCGGCTCAAGCACCGCGCCGAGGCGGAGTAG
- the ald gene encoding alanine dehydrogenase — protein MRVGVPTETKNNEFRVAITPAGVAELSRHGHDVLVQAGAGEGSAISDEEFKAAGAELTSSAAQVWGDAELVLKVKEPLPAEYGLLRRGQTVFTYLHLAASRACTEALLSSGATSIAYETVQVADGTLPLLAPMSEVAGRLSAQVGAYHLMRTHGGRGVLMGGVPGVKPADVVVVGAGTAGYNAARVAGGMGANVTVLDVNINKLRLLDAEFGGRVRTRYSSAYDLEGTVKRADLVIGAVLVPGGKAPRLISNSLVEQMKNGAVLVDISIDQGGCFEDSRPTTHDEPTFGVHGTVFYCVANMPSAVPKTSTVALTNATMPYAIRLADHGWRAACRSDPALAKGLSTHDGALVSERVAADLGLPFTDPAELLS, from the coding sequence ATGCGAGTCGGCGTACCGACCGAGACCAAGAACAACGAGTTCAGAGTGGCCATCACCCCGGCGGGCGTCGCCGAGTTGTCCCGGCACGGCCACGACGTGCTCGTGCAGGCCGGCGCCGGGGAAGGCTCGGCCATCTCCGACGAGGAGTTCAAGGCGGCCGGTGCCGAGCTGACCAGCTCGGCCGCCCAGGTCTGGGGCGACGCCGAACTGGTGCTCAAAGTCAAAGAACCGCTGCCGGCCGAGTACGGGCTGCTGCGGCGCGGCCAGACCGTCTTCACCTATCTGCACCTGGCCGCTTCGCGGGCGTGCACCGAGGCGCTGTTGTCCTCCGGCGCAACGTCTATCGCCTACGAGACCGTCCAGGTTGCCGACGGGACGCTCCCGTTGCTGGCCCCGATGAGCGAGGTCGCCGGCCGGCTCTCCGCGCAAGTCGGGGCCTATCACCTGATGCGGACGCACGGCGGGCGCGGCGTGCTGATGGGCGGTGTGCCGGGGGTGAAGCCCGCCGACGTCGTGGTGGTGGGCGCCGGCACGGCCGGCTACAACGCCGCGCGGGTCGCCGGCGGCATGGGCGCCAACGTCACGGTGCTCGACGTCAACATCAACAAGCTGCGGCTGCTCGACGCGGAGTTCGGTGGCCGGGTCCGCACGCGCTATTCGTCGGCGTACGACCTGGAAGGCACCGTCAAGCGCGCCGACCTGGTGATCGGCGCCGTCCTGGTGCCGGGCGGGAAAGCCCCCAGGCTGATCTCGAACTCCCTTGTCGAGCAGATGAAGAACGGCGCGGTGCTGGTGGACATCTCGATCGACCAGGGCGGCTGCTTCGAGGATTCCCGGCCGACCACCCACGACGAGCCGACGTTCGGCGTGCACGGCACGGTGTTCTACTGCGTGGCGAACATGCCCAGCGCGGTGCCCAAGACGTCCACCGTGGCGCTGACCAACGCGACCATGCCGTATGCGATCAGGCTCGCCGACCACGGCTGGCGAGCGGCGTGCCGGTCGGATCCCGCCTTGGCCAAGGGGCTTTCGACGCACGACGGCGCGCTGGTGTCCGAGCGGGTGGCCGCCGACCTGGGGCTGCCGTTCACCGATCCGGCGGAGCTGCTGTCCTGA